The following proteins come from a genomic window of Nitrospirota bacterium:
- a CDS encoding DUF362 domain-containing protein, whose amino-acid sequence MARVYFASARVKKWKYDDSMPGKLERLLGEIALTSYFGEKEWVAVKTHFGSEGAHRIVRPVFLRKVVDAVKAAGAKPFVTDTVRIRGLDYLEVANINGINHLSVGAPVILADGLYGNDNIIVRAGEILGEVAVASAVHDASAMVVCSHVKGHINAGYAGAIKNLAMGGVSGSHRQCGWKCGRGAMHAIGEGGFVWDEEKCALCYQCAEVCPLDCIDLAGEKFTYNNERCWRCGRCTRVCPEGALVLPGDDELFMRSLAEAAKAVLSTFTPKKVIYLNFLTEIQPECDCMPAAEVPVIQDIGILLSDDIVAVEQASIDLLLREKPLPSSLAEDQGIAEGDDILLGLHKKKYLLQVEEAERLGMGSRTYEMIELK is encoded by the coding sequence ATGGCAAGGGTCTATTTTGCGTCGGCGCGGGTGAAGAAGTGGAAGTACGATGACAGCATGCCGGGGAAGCTCGAACGGCTCCTGGGCGAGATAGCCCTCACGTCCTATTTCGGAGAGAAGGAGTGGGTCGCGGTAAAGACGCACTTCGGCTCCGAGGGCGCACACCGGATCGTGAGGCCCGTATTCCTTCGCAAGGTCGTCGATGCCGTGAAAGCGGCAGGCGCCAAGCCCTTCGTGACCGACACCGTGCGCATCCGCGGCCTCGATTACCTCGAGGTCGCAAACATCAACGGCATCAACCACCTCTCGGTCGGCGCGCCGGTGATACTCGCCGACGGCCTGTACGGGAACGACAATATCATCGTCAGAGCAGGCGAGATCCTCGGCGAAGTCGCGGTGGCGTCGGCAGTCCATGACGCATCCGCCATGGTCGTCTGCTCCCACGTCAAGGGGCACATCAACGCAGGATATGCGGGCGCCATAAAGAACCTCGCCATGGGCGGCGTCAGCGGCAGCCACCGGCAGTGCGGCTGGAAGTGCGGCCGCGGGGCGATGCACGCCATCGGCGAAGGCGGCTTCGTATGGGACGAAGAGAAGTGCGCCCTCTGCTACCAATGCGCGGAGGTCTGCCCGCTCGACTGCATCGACCTGGCCGGGGAGAAGTTCACCTATAACAACGAGCGGTGCTGGCGGTGCGGACGCTGCACGCGGGTCTGTCCCGAAGGCGCTCTCGTTCTCCCCGGCGACGACGAGCTCTTCATGAGATCGCTCGCGGAGGCGGCAAAAGCGGTCCTGAGCACCTTTACCCCAAAGAAGGTCATCTATCTCAATTTCCTTACCGAGATCCAGCCCGAATGCGACTGCATGCCCGCTGCCGAAGTGCCGGTCATCCAGGATATCGGCATCCTCCTCTCGGACGATATCGTCGCGGTCGAACAGGCATCCATCGACCTGCTGCTCAGGGAAAAGCCCCTCCCCTCGTCGCTCGCCGAGGACCAGGGTATCGCGGAGGGGGACGATATCCTTTTAGGGTTGCACAAAAAGAAATACCTCCTGCAGGTCGAAGAGGCGGAGCGGCTCGGCATGGGCAGCAGAACCTATGAGATGATCGAGTTGAAATAA
- a CDS encoding DegQ family serine endoprotease: MRACYWLRAFVVMAAGLLIAAAPVRVDSVSAAEGAVSPAAKEFLRTLGNSISEAAEVAKPSVVNISTTTTVSMEQHPFGEFFDNPLFKKFFGDEFGQPGQQKKFKSAALGSGVIISSDGYILTNNHVVENADEIIVTLGNKKEFKGKVIGTDPPSEIAVIKIDAKDLPAIKVGRSRDLRAGDVVIAIGNPFGLNQTITMGIVSAVGRADIGISDYEDYIQTDAAINPGNSGGALVNYNGELVGINTAIFSTLGGNIGIGFAISSEMANRVAQSILKHGRVIRGWLGVSIQDLTPELAQSFGIKEEKGALVTEVLENSPAERAGFRRGDLIVSYGGKAVENGTALKNMVANTAPGTTVPLTVRREGKTETITATIGELPAATAKKGPERPKAEEQALRGVEVQELTPAVRERLDIAKGIKGVVVAKVDPGSPARGVLAPGDVIVEVNRTPVASVKEYRQIVSKAGAGENILLLVNRKGRYLYVTVTK; the protein is encoded by the coding sequence ATGAGAGCATGCTATTGGTTGAGGGCTTTTGTTGTGATGGCGGCAGGACTCCTGATCGCCGCCGCTCCTGTTCGGGTCGACAGCGTCTCTGCTGCGGAGGGCGCGGTCTCCCCGGCTGCAAAAGAGTTTCTCCGCACCCTGGGGAATTCGATCTCCGAGGCCGCGGAGGTGGCAAAACCGTCGGTGGTGAATATATCCACCACCACGACGGTCAGTATGGAGCAGCACCCCTTCGGCGAGTTCTTCGACAACCCCCTCTTCAAGAAATTTTTCGGTGACGAGTTCGGCCAGCCTGGCCAGCAGAAGAAGTTCAAATCCGCGGCGCTCGGCTCGGGCGTCATCATATCGAGCGACGGCTACATCCTCACGAACAATCATGTGGTCGAGAACGCGGACGAGATCATCGTCACCCTCGGCAACAAGAAGGAGTTCAAGGGCAAGGTGATCGGCACCGATCCGCCGTCCGAGATCGCGGTGATCAAGATCGACGCGAAAGACCTCCCGGCCATAAAGGTCGGCAGGTCGCGCGACCTCAGGGCGGGCGATGTGGTCATCGCGATCGGCAATCCCTTCGGCCTGAACCAGACCATCACCATGGGTATCGTGAGCGCGGTCGGAAGAGCGGATATCGGCATATCCGACTATGAGGACTACATCCAGACGGACGCGGCCATAAACCCCGGGAATTCCGGAGGCGCGCTCGTCAACTACAACGGCGAGCTCGTCGGGATCAATACCGCCATATTCTCGACCCTTGGCGGCAATATCGGCATCGGCTTCGCCATTTCGTCCGAAATGGCCAACAGGGTGGCGCAGAGCATCCTCAAGCACGGGAGGGTCATCCGCGGCTGGCTCGGCGTCTCGATACAGGACCTGACCCCCGAGCTCGCCCAGTCCTTCGGTATCAAAGAGGAGAAGGGCGCGCTGGTGACCGAGGTGCTCGAGAACAGCCCTGCCGAGCGGGCGGGCTTCAGGCGGGGAGATCTCATCGTGTCGTACGGCGGCAAGGCCGTGGAGAACGGAACGGCGCTCAAGAATATGGTGGCGAATACGGCGCCGGGAACGACCGTGCCGCTGACGGTCCGGAGAGAGGGAAAGACCGAGACGATTACGGCGACGATCGGTGAGCTCCCGGCTGCGACCGCGAAGAAGGGGCCCGAACGCCCCAAGGCCGAAGAGCAGGCGCTGCGGGGAGTAGAGGTGCAGGAGCTCACTCCTGCGGTGAGAGAGCGCCTCGATATTGCGAAGGGCATCAAGGGAGTGGTCGTAGCCAAGGTCGATCCCGGGAGCCCGGCGCGGGGCGTCCTTGCCCCGGGCGATGTCATCGTCGAGGTGAACCGCACTCCCGTAGCGAGCGTGAAGGAGTACCGGCAGATCGTCTCGAAGGCGGGCGCCGGCGAGAATATACTCCTGCTCGTCAACCGTAAGGGCAGATATCTCTACGTGACGGTCACGAAGTAG
- a CDS encoding ChaN family lipoprotein, with the protein MLVVSGEMECCMVNKLLLFSHIVAVVLLFASGAAGAAQGTVPRAPESHPEYTLRVSFDIPESKLRGAAELAVGAGQQVILHTGALTITGLSLDQEKMDGAAKEGVLTLTAPRSGVLRIMYEGTFKERPVETASYGVVQSTISGEGISLTGAWYPQPEGLYVYRLTAILPHGYTALSEAERITTAARDGAVETAFDFPYPVDGISLVASKRYEVTEDRYKGVRLYAYFFPEERELAKRYIEFTKNYLARYEELLGPFPYKRFAVVENFLPTGYSMPTFTLLGRDVVKLPFIVETSLGHEILHQWFGNYVYIAFDKGNWAEGLTTYLADHAFEEGKGKGADYRKQLLIDYASYVDEENEVPLKEFRGRSDFASKAIGYGKAALVFHMLKRELGEEVFYRSLRELIAEKAFARASWDDIRRVFERGYEGELDRFFEEWVETPGLPRLEARTSGVKQRGDKYEVTVTVGQENGRKGAPYTLDVPVFFHYPDGSVEEELIGIDSQKETAAFTLDRMPERIVMDERYDLARALTPEETPPVIARLIGAGKPLIVLPEDGAERYAPVIEHFRAEGGIEKKAAELKDAEVKRSTLVVLGSESPLVQRLFGKMEPAGGFTVSVRENPWNEQQVIGIFDATSRDEVEAGFRKVFHYGKYSMLAFDKGKNIAKRIEESAQGIAVWEREQTTAVAVDAIRTLPAVIDAVAGKKIVYVGEYHDRFAHHQVQLEIIKGLYERNKKLAIGMEMFQRPYQKALDEFIAGTIDEREFLKKSEYFKRWSFDYNLYRPILSFAREKGIPVVALNIQRELTEKVSKGGLDALSDEERKAVPERFDFSDEEYRERLEAAFRMHGHGGNERSFDYFYQSQVLWDETMAASIDEFFRSNRDFEQEGRMVVIAGSGHLAHGSGIPKRTFRRNGYPYAIVLNDTEVEKGIADYLVFPARLEAVPAPKIMATLEEEQGRVSIKAFPEQSVSQEAGLRVGDRIAALDGIPVSSVDDIRIHLLYKKKGEPLKVTVVRKRFLRGDRLMEFTVML; encoded by the coding sequence ATGCTCGTCGTATCGGGAGAAATGGAGTGCTGCATGGTGAACAAGCTGCTGCTGTTTTCGCATATCGTTGCGGTCGTCCTGCTCTTCGCGTCCGGCGCTGCCGGCGCAGCGCAGGGGACCGTGCCCCGGGCGCCTGAATCGCATCCGGAGTATACCTTGCGGGTCTCGTTCGATATCCCGGAGTCGAAGCTCAGGGGCGCCGCCGAGCTGGCGGTGGGGGCCGGGCAGCAGGTCATCCTGCATACCGGCGCGCTCACGATAACCGGGCTCTCTCTCGATCAGGAGAAGATGGACGGCGCGGCGAAGGAGGGAGTCCTCACGCTTACCGCTCCCCGCAGCGGCGTGCTGCGCATCATGTACGAGGGGACGTTCAAAGAGAGACCTGTCGAGACCGCCAGCTACGGGGTGGTGCAGAGCACGATCAGCGGGGAGGGGATTTCGCTCACCGGCGCATGGTATCCGCAGCCGGAGGGTCTGTACGTCTACCGGCTCACGGCTATCCTGCCGCACGGGTATACGGCCCTGTCCGAGGCAGAGCGCATAACGACCGCTGCACGGGACGGCGCTGTCGAGACCGCTTTCGACTTTCCCTATCCGGTCGACGGCATAAGCCTTGTCGCCTCGAAGCGGTACGAGGTGACCGAAGATCGCTATAAAGGGGTAAGGCTTTACGCCTATTTTTTCCCCGAGGAGCGCGAGCTCGCGAAGCGCTATATCGAGTTCACGAAGAACTACCTCGCGCGGTACGAGGAGCTGCTCGGACCGTTTCCCTACAAGCGTTTCGCTGTTGTCGAGAACTTCCTTCCGACGGGGTACTCGATGCCGACCTTTACGCTCCTCGGCCGCGATGTCGTCAAGCTGCCCTTCATCGTCGAGACCTCGCTGGGGCACGAGATCCTGCACCAGTGGTTCGGCAATTATGTCTACATCGCTTTTGATAAAGGCAATTGGGCGGAAGGGCTGACCACCTACCTTGCCGATCACGCCTTCGAGGAAGGGAAGGGAAAGGGCGCGGACTACCGCAAGCAGCTCCTCATCGACTATGCGAGCTACGTCGATGAGGAGAATGAAGTTCCTCTCAAGGAGTTCAGGGGGCGGTCCGATTTCGCTTCAAAGGCGATCGGGTACGGCAAGGCCGCACTGGTATTCCATATGCTGAAACGCGAGCTCGGGGAGGAGGTCTTTTACCGGTCGCTCAGGGAGCTCATCGCCGAAAAGGCCTTTGCGCGCGCATCGTGGGACGATATTCGACGCGTCTTCGAGAGGGGCTATGAGGGAGAGCTCGACCGGTTTTTCGAAGAGTGGGTCGAGACGCCCGGCCTGCCGAGGCTCGAGGCGCGGACGTCCGGGGTAAAGCAGCGCGGTGACAAGTACGAGGTCACGGTCACGGTCGGACAGGAGAACGGGCGGAAGGGCGCGCCCTACACGCTCGATGTCCCCGTCTTCTTTCATTACCCCGACGGATCGGTAGAGGAAGAGCTGATCGGCATCGACAGCCAGAAAGAGACTGCTGCCTTTACGCTCGACCGCATGCCGGAACGGATCGTCATGGACGAGCGGTACGATCTCGCGCGTGCGCTTACCCCGGAAGAGACGCCTCCCGTGATCGCCCGTCTCATCGGCGCCGGGAAGCCGCTGATCGTCCTTCCCGAAGACGGGGCGGAGCGGTATGCCCCTGTCATCGAGCACTTCAGGGCGGAGGGAGGGATCGAGAAGAAGGCGGCGGAACTGAAAGATGCGGAGGTCAAGAGGTCGACGCTCGTGGTGCTCGGCAGCGAGAGTCCCCTGGTACAGCGGCTCTTCGGCAAAATGGAGCCTGCGGGAGGCTTTACGGTTTCGGTCAGGGAGAACCCGTGGAATGAACAGCAGGTGATCGGCATTTTCGATGCAACCTCCCGGGACGAAGTCGAGGCCGGCTTCAGGAAGGTGTTTCATTACGGCAAGTACAGTATGCTCGCGTTCGATAAGGGGAAGAATATCGCCAAACGTATCGAGGAGTCGGCGCAGGGCATCGCGGTGTGGGAGAGAGAACAGACGACCGCTGTTGCCGTGGATGCGATCAGAACGCTTCCCGCGGTCATCGACGCGGTCGCAGGGAAAAAGATCGTCTATGTCGGTGAATACCATGACCGTTTCGCCCACCACCAGGTCCAGCTCGAGATCATCAAAGGGCTCTATGAGAGGAATAAGAAGCTCGCTATCGGGATGGAGATGTTCCAGCGGCCCTACCAGAAGGCGCTCGACGAATTCATCGCCGGTACGATCGATGAGCGGGAGTTCCTCAAAAAATCCGAGTACTTCAAGCGGTGGAGCTTCGACTACAACCTGTACCGGCCGATCCTCTCCTTTGCCCGGGAGAAGGGGATACCGGTCGTCGCCCTGAATATCCAGCGCGAGCTTACCGAAAAAGTATCGAAGGGAGGACTGGATGCGCTGAGCGACGAAGAGAGGAAAGCGGTCCCCGAGCGGTTCGACTTTTCCGATGAGGAATATCGCGAGCGCCTGGAGGCGGCCTTCAGAATGCACGGGCACGGCGGCAATGAAAGGAGCTTCGACTATTTTTACCAGTCCCAGGTCCTCTGGGACGAGACCATGGCCGCGTCCATCGACGAGTTCTTCAGGAGCAACCGCGATTTCGAGCAGGAGGGCCGGATGGTGGTTATCGCCGGCAGCGGGCATCTCGCCCACGGGTCGGGCATCCCGAAGCGGACCTTCAGGAGAAACGGGTATCCCTATGCAATCGTTCTCAACGACACGGAGGTCGAGAAAGGCATTGCCGATTACCTCGTCTTCCCTGCACGTCTCGAAGCAGTGCCGGCGCCGAAGATCATGGCTACCCTCGAGGAAGAGCAGGGGAGAGTAAGTATAAAGGCTTTCCCGGAGCAGAGCGTCTCCCAAGAGGCGGGGCTCAGGGTCGGCGACCGGATCGCCGCCCTCGACGGCATTCCGGTGAGCTCGGTGGACGACATCAGGATACACCTTCTCTACAAGAAGAAGGGAGAGCCGCTGAAGGTTACGGTGGTGCGGAAGCGGTTCCTCAGGGGAGACAGGCTCATGGAGTTTACGGTAATGCTCTGA
- a CDS encoding class I SAM-dependent rRNA methyltransferase has product MEKVILRRTSRILAGHLWIFSNELATSPKQYEPGALAEVYDGKGAFFGIGYINPHSLIAVRLLTRERERIDAGFFRRKIRAALSYRERFLEGVTSFRALYSEGDFLPGLIVDKFGDCLVVQILTLGMEQLRETIVSVLDELFSPQVIVLRNDSQSRALEGLPLEKSVIKGTLEELPRIREGEVVLEVDPLGGQKTGFFLDQRENRLGLAVLAKEGRAIDLFCYSGGWGLQLARKGLAVTFVDDSEAALQQARKNARLTNVDHQCTFIKADVFTLLKQEAAAGNTYEVVVLDPPAFVKSRAKIKEAARGYREINALAMGIVSEGGVLATSSCSYHIDKEMFLEILRDAARDAHRSPRLLEYCSQAKDHPVLLSVPETEYLKCAFLEL; this is encoded by the coding sequence ATGGAAAAAGTAATCCTCCGCCGGACGAGCAGGATCCTTGCCGGACACCTCTGGATATTCTCGAATGAGCTCGCGACGAGCCCGAAGCAGTACGAGCCGGGCGCGCTCGCCGAGGTCTACGACGGGAAGGGAGCCTTTTTCGGCATCGGGTACATCAATCCTCACTCCCTCATCGCCGTCCGTCTCCTCACGAGGGAGAGAGAGCGGATCGACGCCGGCTTTTTCAGGAGAAAGATCAGGGCAGCCCTGTCCTACCGGGAGCGCTTCCTGGAGGGGGTGACCTCGTTCCGCGCCCTTTACAGCGAGGGCGATTTTCTTCCGGGGCTGATCGTCGATAAGTTCGGCGACTGTCTCGTCGTGCAGATACTCACCCTCGGCATGGAGCAGCTGCGCGAGACCATAGTATCGGTGCTCGACGAGCTCTTTTCTCCCCAGGTGATCGTGCTCAGGAACGACAGCCAGAGCAGGGCGCTCGAAGGGCTTCCGCTCGAAAAGAGCGTCATCAAAGGGACGCTGGAGGAGCTTCCCCGCATCAGGGAGGGAGAGGTCGTCCTGGAAGTAGACCCCCTCGGAGGACAGAAGACCGGCTTTTTCCTCGATCAGCGGGAGAACAGGCTCGGCCTCGCCGTGCTGGCGAAGGAGGGCAGGGCGATCGATCTCTTCTGTTATTCCGGCGGCTGGGGGCTGCAGTTGGCCCGCAAAGGGCTGGCGGTAACGTTTGTTGATGACTCTGAAGCGGCACTGCAACAGGCCCGGAAGAATGCGCGACTTACTAATGTCGATCATCAATGCACTTTCATCAAGGCCGACGTCTTCACCCTCCTCAAACAGGAAGCGGCGGCGGGGAATACCTATGAGGTGGTCGTCCTCGACCCGCCCGCCTTCGTCAAGAGCAGGGCGAAGATAAAGGAGGCGGCGCGGGGGTACCGGGAGATCAATGCCCTTGCCATGGGGATTGTCAGCGAAGGGGGTGTGCTGGCTACCTCATCGTGCTCGTATCATATTGATAAAGAGATGTTTCTGGAGATACTCCGCGATGCCGCCCGTGACGCGCACCGCTCGCCGCGCCTTCTCGAATACTGTTCCCAGGCCAAGGACCACCCCGTACTTCTGTCGGTGCCCGAGACCGAATACCTCAAATGCGCCTTCCTCGAACTGTGA
- the hemE gene encoding uroporphyrinogen decarboxylase: protein MNDTFLKACRGEKTSYTPVWLMRQAGRYLPEYQKVRAKVDFLTLCKTPELAAEVTIQPIEILNADVAILFSDILIPIEPMGMKLEFSESKGPILYDPIRNDVGVSKLRTIKAQEDVPFVMEAVKILVNALKVPLIGFSGAPFTLATYMVEGGSSKNFVNTKKMMYQAPELYGKLMDKITDTVINYLQAQVDAGVHAIQVFDSWAGILSPYDFEQFALPYVQKIIATFKGKLPVIYFAFNGSAMLKSVKRSGADVLGLDWRITMQDALGDLGTDVAVQGNLDPVTLFGTKELIKDRVAKILEGARGAKGHVFNLGHGILPETPVDNAVAMVRMVHELSAR, encoded by the coding sequence ATGAACGATACCTTTCTCAAGGCGTGCCGTGGCGAAAAAACATCCTACACTCCTGTATGGCTCATGCGACAGGCCGGGAGGTACCTCCCCGAATACCAGAAGGTGCGGGCAAAGGTCGACTTCCTCACCCTCTGCAAGACACCGGAGCTCGCGGCCGAAGTAACGATCCAGCCCATAGAGATACTGAACGCCGATGTGGCGATCCTCTTCTCCGATATCCTCATACCCATCGAGCCGATGGGTATGAAGCTCGAATTCTCAGAGTCCAAAGGCCCGATCCTGTATGATCCCATACGGAATGACGTGGGGGTGTCGAAGCTGCGGACGATCAAGGCGCAGGAGGATGTCCCCTTTGTGATGGAAGCGGTAAAGATACTCGTCAACGCGCTGAAGGTGCCGCTGATCGGTTTTTCCGGAGCCCCTTTCACCCTTGCCACCTATATGGTCGAGGGCGGCAGCTCCAAGAACTTCGTCAATACGAAGAAGATGATGTACCAGGCCCCCGAGCTCTACGGGAAGCTGATGGACAAGATCACCGATACGGTTATCAACTACCTGCAGGCGCAGGTCGATGCGGGGGTCCACGCGATTCAGGTCTTCGACTCCTGGGCGGGTATCCTCTCTCCTTATGACTTCGAGCAGTTTGCTCTGCCCTATGTTCAGAAGATCATCGCAACCTTTAAAGGCAAACTGCCGGTCATCTATTTTGCCTTCAACGGAAGCGCCATGCTGAAGAGCGTGAAGAGATCGGGCGCTGATGTGCTCGGCCTCGACTGGCGCATCACGATGCAGGACGCCCTCGGCGATCTGGGAACCGATGTGGCGGTCCAGGGCAACCTCGACCCCGTGACCCTCTTCGGGACCAAGGAGCTCATCAAGGACCGGGTCGCGAAGATCCTCGAAGGCGCCCGGGGAGCGAAAGGGCATGTCTTCAACCTGGGCCACGGCATCCTTCCGGAAACACCGGTGGATAACGCCGTCGCCATGGTCCGTATGGTCCACGAGCTGAGCGCACGCTAG
- the hflX gene encoding GTPase HflX, protein MIVGDAHRVFIPNLDDFPLGRKALRGLRFIHTHLKDEPLNNEDITDLSLLRFDMIAAISIREGLPHTLYAAYLMPYGSERKYELITADFYRFELDFGDFVRSLEDEMDRSRVFDRRDQRERAILISASTRTKYDMEDSMDELRELAKSSDVLVLDTVIQRLKEVNPKYLLGEGKLQEIIVHAMDKGATLLIFDQDLNPSQMRAIAEATELKVIDRSQLILDLFARRAHSREGKVQVELAQLKYALPRLTGKGTAMSRLMGGIGGRGPGEMKLEIDRRRIRDRITRLEQEMKTIEEARRQRKRRRAGSSIPIVSIVGYTNAGKSTLLNTLTRSTTIVEDKMFATLDTASRRLRFPKEREIIITDTVGFIRDLPKDLLAAFKATLEELEDADLLLHVVDISNERFEQHIASVEAILKELNLLSKPRLMVFNKTDKIPREQVGFVLSRYGRDAVAVSAVNPDTLGPLLNAIEYRLWESQKVEDFSEPLKV, encoded by the coding sequence GTGATCGTCGGCGATGCCCACCGCGTCTTCATTCCCAATCTCGATGATTTCCCCCTCGGACGGAAGGCGCTGCGGGGGCTCCGGTTCATTCATACCCATCTGAAAGACGAGCCGCTCAACAACGAGGACATCACCGACCTCTCGCTGCTGCGGTTCGATATGATCGCCGCAATCAGTATACGGGAGGGGCTGCCCCACACGCTCTATGCCGCCTATCTCATGCCCTACGGCTCGGAACGGAAGTACGAGCTCATCACCGCCGACTTCTACCGGTTCGAACTCGATTTCGGCGATTTTGTCCGTTCCCTCGAAGACGAGATGGACCGGTCGCGGGTCTTCGACCGCAGGGACCAGCGGGAGCGGGCTATCCTCATCAGCGCCTCCACCCGGACGAAGTACGATATGGAAGATTCCATGGACGAGCTGCGGGAGCTCGCCAAATCGAGCGACGTCCTCGTCCTCGATACGGTCATCCAGCGGTTGAAGGAAGTGAATCCGAAGTACCTCCTCGGCGAGGGGAAGCTGCAGGAGATCATCGTGCATGCCATGGACAAGGGGGCGACCCTGCTCATCTTCGACCAGGACCTGAACCCCTCCCAGATGAGGGCGATCGCCGAGGCGACGGAGCTCAAGGTCATCGACCGTTCGCAGCTCATCCTCGACCTCTTCGCCCGCCGGGCCCACAGCCGCGAAGGCAAGGTGCAGGTGGAGCTGGCGCAGCTGAAGTACGCGCTGCCCCGCCTCACCGGCAAGGGGACCGCCATGTCCCGCCTCATGGGCGGCATCGGCGGAAGGGGACCGGGAGAGATGAAGCTCGAGATCGACCGCCGGCGTATCCGCGACCGCATTACCCGGCTCGAGCAGGAGATGAAGACCATAGAAGAGGCGCGGCGGCAGCGGAAGCGGCGGAGGGCGGGGAGCAGTATCCCGATCGTCTCGATCGTCGGCTATACCAACGCCGGCAAGTCCACCCTGCTCAACACCCTGACGCGCAGCACGACGATCGTCGAGGACAAGATGTTCGCTACGCTCGACACCGCGAGCAGGCGCCTGCGGTTCCCGAAAGAGCGGGAGATCATCATTACCGATACCGTGGGCTTCATTCGCGACCTCCCCAAAGACCTCCTCGCCGCGTTCAAGGCGACGCTCGAGGAGCTGGAAGATGCCGATCTCCTGCTCCATGTCGTCGACATCTCGAACGAGCGCTTCGAGCAGCATATCGCCTCGGTAGAAGCTATCCTGAAAGAGCTCAATCTCCTGAGCAAGCCGCGGCTCATGGTCTTCAACAAGACCGACAAGATCCCTCGCGAACAGGTCGGGTTCGTGCTCTCCCGCTACGGCCGCGATGCCGTTGCCGTCTCCGCCGTCAATCCCGATACGCTCGGTCCGCTCCTCAATGCCATCGAATACCGCCTCTGGGAATCCCAGAAAGTTGAGGACTTTTCAGAGCCGTTAAAGGTATAA
- a CDS encoding radical SAM protein, whose product MEFSPKWIAWEITRRCNLRCVHCRSSSTMEVEGHPDFPTEEAFRLLDDIASYAKPVMVLSGGEPLLRKDVFDIARYGTDKGLRMCLATNGTLVTDEVCEKIKAAGIRIVSMSLDGSTAAVHDDFRNEKGAFDGTVNAAKLFKKHGIEFIINSSFTRRNQEEIPRVYTLAKELGATAWYMFMIVPTGRGEDIMSELISKEDYEEILDWHYRMEKDEHDLLVRPTCAPHYYRVVLQKAKEEGEKFERRTLKFSTGGAKGCLAGQLICLIDVDGNVLPCSYFPKSAGNIRQQSFKDIWENSELFKDMRDFKKYKGRCGSCEYITVCGGCRARAYSVYGDYLAEEPFCSFVPFKVKRKEQSQAAS is encoded by the coding sequence ATGGAATTTTCGCCGAAGTGGATAGCCTGGGAAATAACCCGGCGCTGCAACCTCCGCTGCGTTCACTGCCGCTCCTCTTCGACCATGGAGGTCGAGGGGCATCCCGACTTCCCGACCGAAGAGGCCTTCAGGCTCCTCGACGATATCGCGAGCTATGCCAAGCCCGTGATGGTCCTGTCGGGCGGCGAGCCGCTCCTCAGGAAGGATGTCTTCGATATCGCCCGGTACGGCACCGACAAAGGCCTCAGGATGTGCCTCGCCACGAACGGCACGCTGGTGACCGACGAGGTGTGCGAGAAGATAAAGGCGGCGGGCATCAGGATCGTCTCGATGAGCCTCGACGGCTCCACGGCCGCGGTGCACGACGATTTCAGGAACGAGAAGGGCGCCTTCGACGGCACGGTCAATGCGGCGAAGCTCTTCAAGAAGCACGGCATAGAGTTCATCATAAACTCCTCTTTCACCAGGCGGAACCAGGAAGAGATCCCCCGGGTCTATACGCTCGCGAAGGAGCTCGGGGCGACGGCGTGGTACATGTTCATGATCGTCCCCACCGGCAGGGGCGAGGACATCATGAGCGAGCTGATCTCGAAGGAGGATTACGAAGAGATCCTCGACTGGCACTACCGGATGGAGAAAGACGAGCACGACCTGCTGGTGCGCCCCACCTGTGCGCCCCACTATTACCGGGTGGTGCTCCAGAAGGCGAAAGAGGAGGGCGAGAAGTTCGAGCGCCGGACCCTGAAGTTCTCGACCGGCGGCGCCAAGGGCTGTCTTGCCGGACAGCTCATCTGCCTCATCGACGTGGACGGCAATGTCCTGCCCTGCAGCTATTTCCCGAAGTCCGCGGGCAACATCAGGCAGCAGTCCTTCAAAGATATCTGGGAGAATTCCGAGCTCTTCAAGGATATGCGCGACTTCAAGAAATACAAGGGCCGCTGCGGTTCCTGCGAATACATCACTGTCTGCGGCGGATGCAGGGCCCGCGCCTATTCGGTGTACGGCGATTACCTGGCCGAAGAGCCTTTCTGCAGTTTCGTTCCCTTTAAGGTCAAGAGAAAAGAACAATCCCAGGCTGCATCATAG